Proteins from one Sarcophilus harrisii chromosome 2, mSarHar1.11, whole genome shotgun sequence genomic window:
- the LOC100922250 gene encoding olfactory receptor 4M1: protein MEPDNYTRVTEFVLTGLSQTREVQLVLFVIFLSFYLLILPGNILIIFTIRLDAHLTSPMYFLLANLAFLDIWYSSITAPKMLVDFFAERKIISFGGCIAQLFFLHFVGASEMFLLTVMAFDRYAAICRPLHYATIMNRRLCCVLVACSWLGGFIHSIIQVALIVRLPFCGPNELDSYFCDITQVVRIACANTFPEELVMIFSSGLISVVCFIALLMSYAFLLVMLKKHSGSGESTSRAMSTCYSHMTIVVLMFGPSIYIYARPFDAFSLDKIVSVFHTVIFPLLNPIIYTLRNKEVKTAMRKITKKYIFCKEK, encoded by the coding sequence ATGGAGCCTGATAATTACACCAGAGTAACGGAATTTGTCCTCACAGGGCTGTCCCAAACCCGGGAGGTACAACTGGTGctatttgttatatttctttccttctatctgtTAATCTTGCCAGGAaacattctcattattttcaCTATCAGGTTAGATGCCCACCTGACTTCGCCCATGTATTTTCTATTGGCAAACCTAGCCTTTCTTGACATCTGGTATTCCTCTATCACAGCCCCTAAAATGCTTGTGGACTTCTTTGCTGAAAGGAAGATCATCTCCTTTGGGGGCTGCATTGCTCAACTCTTCTTTCTGCACTTTGTTGGGGCTTCTGAGATGTTCCTGCTCACAGTGATGGCTTTTGATCGTTACGCTGCCATCTGCCGACCCTTGCACTATGCTACCATCATGAACCGGCGTCTCTGTTGTGTGCTGGTGGCGTGCTCTTGGTTGGGTGGCTTTATCCACTCCATAATCCAGGTGGCCCTCATCGTTCGTCTGCCTTTCTGCGGACCCAATGAACTGGACAGCTATTTCTGTGATATCACCCAGGTGGTCCGCATTGCCTGTGCTAACACCTTCCCAGAGGAACTGGTTATGATCTTCAGTAGTGGGCTGATTTCTGTAGTGTGTTTCATCGCATTACTCATGTCCTATGCCTTCCTCCTGGTCATGCTCAAGAAGCATTCAGGCTCAGGGGAGAGTACCAGTAGGGCCATGTCCACCTGCTATTCCCACATGACCATTGTGGTCTTGATGTTTGGCCCATCCATCTACATTTATGCACGTCCTTTTGATGCATTTTCCTTAGATAAGATAGTATCTGTGTTTCACACTGTGATCTTCCCCTTACTGAATCCCATCATCTACACATTACGTAACAAGGAAGTGAAAACTGCCATGAGGAAGATAACCAAAAAATACATCTTCTGTAAAGAGAAGTGA